Below is a genomic region from Treponema sp. OMZ 798.
GAATTTTACGATGACTGCATATAGGTCTTCACCTTTTTGAATAGTCTCTGCCAATTCAAGAATTTCATATTCCGAAAAATAATCTTTGACATCCAAACTTGAAGCCGGAGTCTGAGCTTTAGGTGAAGCAACGGGAGGTGCGGAAGTAGGAACGGAAACCTTAAGAGCTGAAGCCTTACTGCTCTTTTTATCAGTCTTTTCAGGTATAAATGATCTTAATTGATTTACAATACAGGACACATCATCCGAGTATATTGAACCTGAAGCCCTGGCATCCAACATAAGCTTAATTATATCTATGGACTTTAAAAGCAAATCTACCGTTTCTTCAGTTACCCTAACGGAACCGCTTCTAATCTCATCAAGAAGATCTTCCATTGCGTGCGTAAATTTAGACAGTTCAGTCATCTCTACAGTAGCAGATCCGCCCTTTAAAGTATGAGCAGCTCTAAATATCTCATCGACGGCATTACGGTCTTCGGGATTTTGTTCTATAACTAAAACATTACTTTCAAGTATTTCGACCTGTTGTTCAGCTTCACTGAAAAAATCTTTTAAAAGTTCTTCGTTATTGATGTCAAGATAATCACTCATACAATATATTCTATACTATTTACAATATTAGTCAAGAAGAAAATTGCTTTTTTTCGGTTTTTTTATTTATAAGAGCTTTTTTTAAAACTTAACTAGATTTTTTTTAAAATTTATTGTAAAATATGCAAATATGAGTATCAAAGGTAAAAAAATACAATTTTTATTGTTCTTCTTTTTAATAAAAACTTCCCTTGTTTTTTCCCAAGGGTTTTCGGTTCCTTATTTTGAAAACACCAATACTTTTTACAGTTTAACTACCAAACCATACATGACAGCCGACTCTATTCTGCTGGTCAAACTCAGGATGGAACCGTCTAATAAATTTTACTTTGATATGAACATTGATGCAAACATTGACAGGCTCATAGATTTTCTTTATCCTGCGCAAGATCCGAAATTCAACGGAAATTTCCGCTTTTTGGGAGCTTCCCTCAATTTCCCTAAAATACAAAATTTGCCTCTTTCTCTTGCAATATTTACAGGAATATATGATACCTTAGGCTCAGACTCCATTTTACAAGAGCACCTTAAAGTAAAGATGCCGGATCCCAAATTTAGACGCTATCATCCTGCTTCGGCTTTCCGCCCGCGCAATTTTGTACAAGGAACAGGGTTCGGAATTTATGGAGCCTTTTTTTCAGGTTTTTATCTTGGAACATACCTGTCTTGGAATGAAAAACTGGAAGATAAACTTCAGATCAAGTCGGATTTTAGAATAGGCGGAGCCTTTGACTTTTTTGCCTTTGATTTTTTTGCAGGAGCATCCTTTCCAAAAAATGCGGTAAAAACAAAATTTAGAACAGGTATTGCAATGCTTTTTCAGGCAGATGACAGTTATGACTTTTTTACCGAATCAGGTATAGCAGAAATAAAGATTGAAAATATTAATGTTAAAGACTTTACTTCCAACTTCTATGCATCATTCGAGGCAAGAATAAAAAAAGATTTTATAAGATCAAGCATAGCCTGTTTTGTGTCTCCCATCTTTTTACTTCCTCAAAGCATCAATGATCCCTCATTAAAAGATTCTTTTTTTACCGGTTTAAGTGCTGATGTAAGCCTTGGAAATCTTGAAACAAAAAATATGGAAGGCGGAATCAATATGATGGGAACGGTGAACCCCTTAAAACCCACAATGATAACCCCATTCTCATTTTTAATCAGTCCTTTTTATACCCTAAGGGCAGACGGCTTTACACTGGATTTTCGTCTTCCTGTAAATCCCTTGCTTTATAAAGATATATCAAAAATGATAACGGCACAAATATCAATAAAGGCGGTGTACTAATGAAAAAGATACTAGGTATTTTAGTTTTTTTTACATGCGTGAGTATTTTGTTTTCTCTTGATGTTACGGCATCTATAAACGTAGGAAACACACCCTTTAACTCAAAGGGTCCTACAGGAAAAATACCTGACTTCGGCTTTAAGTTGATTTTAAATGAAGATCTGGGTAAAAATGTAAACGGAAAATTAGCTGTTCAAAGATATTTAGGTATCGGGAACATAATCTGGGGAAGAATAGCTTATACAACCGATATGATAAATATCTCGATAGGACCAACCTTGAGCGTATTTAACGCAGGATTTGACAATAAAAATGTAAGCACCATCTTTCAGCCCGGCTTGGGAACATCCTTATCCTTTAAATTACCAATAGGATTTTTTACCTCGTTAGATACAAATTTTTCGATTCCTTTAGCATCGGTAAAAACTAAAAATGTGTACTTGCAAGACGGACACTTTGATTTGGGCTGGAGATTTCCAAACATAATTGCATCAATAAAGTTGAGTCAAAAAAACAAGAGTATTGTTGAAGATTTGGAAGAAACACATATTTCAATCGCCGATATAGGATTTTATACGGTTTCCTATTCAAAACCCTCCGGAATAAGAATCCCTTTAAATATAATTTATAGAATAAACCATTTTCAAAAGACAGGATCAATAAACGAAAAAATAGCCGATATTGTATTGGAAACCGGGGTAAATCATTCTATTTCCAGCGATATTGCGTGGTTCGTTAATTTTGGAGCTTCGGTATTTTCTTTTTCTTTAACAAAGGCCGGCAGCCGGATAAAAAAGTTTTTTTTCAATGCTGAAGCCGGTATTATGCTAAACTTTAACTAGGGGGGCTTGAACAAAATGAGCCTAAATAAAGTTGACATATAACCTAATATAGGTTAATATAAAAAAAATAAAAAATGAGGAGTTTTTATGAAAGTAGCTATCAACGGATTCGGAAGAATCGGAAGACTTGTTTTTCAAGCCTTGGTAAATCAAAATTTGCTTGGAAAAGACAAATTCGATGTTGTTGCAGTTGTTGATCTTTCAACGGATGCAAAGTATTTTGCCTATCAACTAAAATATGATTCGGTTCAAGGCAAAATGAATGCCGAAATAGGCACTGACGGAGATGATGTGCTTGTAGTAAACGGACACAAAATTAAATGTATATCGGGAAAAGGTTTGACTCCTGCACAATTACCGTGGAAAGAACTCGGAATAGAGGTAGTAATTGAAAGTACCGGTATTTACACAAATGAAAAGGCCTATGAGCATATTGAAGCCGGAGCAAAAAAAGTTATTATTTCCGCTCCCGGAAAAAGTAAAGATCCTTCAAAACCCATTAAAACCTTTGTTATGGGCGTCAACGAAAACGAGTACAAGGCATCAGAGCATCATGTAGTTTCAAATGCAAGCTGTACAACAAACTGCTTGGCTCCCGTAGTTCATGTGCTTTTAAAAGAAGGCTTCGGCATTGAAACAGGTCTTATGACAACCATCCACGCCTACACGGCAACTCAAAAGACGGTAGACGGAGTTTCTCTCAAAGACTGGAGAGGCGGACGGGCTGCAGCCGTAAATATTATCCCCTCAACCACAGGGGCGGCAAAGGCTGTAGGAGAAGTTCTGCCGACTACAAAGGGAAAGCTGACCGGCATGTCCTTTAGGGTTCCTACCCCCACAGGTTCTGTTGTTGACTTAACAATACGTACCGAAAAAGATACCTCCATCGAAGAAATCGATGCAGCTATCAAAAAAGCTTCAGAAAGCTATCTAAAGGGTGTTTTAGCCTATTGTGATGAAGAAATTGTTTCTACAGACATTATCCATGATGCTCATTCTTCAATCTATGACAGCAAGGCAACCTTACAAAACAACCTTCCCGGTGAAAAGAGATTCTTTAAACTTGTTTCGTGGTATGATAATGAGTGGGGTTATTCCAACAGAGTAATAGATTTACTTAAATTTATAACAAAGTAAAAATCCGTTAAAATTAAAGTAAAATAAAAAAGCCCTTGCAATTTTCGTTTAAGCTGCAAGGGCTTTTCTCTTATAAGAGTTTTTAAAGCTTATTCCGGCATCTCAAAGCCTTCGGGGATTTCGATATTTGAAGAAACGGTTTGAACATCATCATCTTCTTCCAACTTATCGATCATTTTTAAGGCTTTTTGCGTTGTATCGGCATCCAAGGCTACATAGGTATCGGGAACCATCGAAACGGCAGCAGACACCGATTCAAAGCCCTTTTCCTGTAAGGCTTCAAGAACAGAGGCAAAGTCGTTGGGATCTGTCGTAACGGTAATAACGCCGTCTTCAGCCGCAATGTCTTCTGCACCGGCTTCAAGAGCTGCTTCCATGATGGCTTCTTCGCTTACCACTTCGGCATCGTATTCTATAACACCTTTTCGGTTAAACATATAAGCTACGGAACCTGTTGCTCCCAAGTTTCCGCCGCTCTTTGTAAAAATATTTCGAACACTGGCTGCTGTTCTGTTTTTATTGTCCGTTAGAACTTCAACCAAAACGGCAACTCCGCCCGGGCCGTAGCCTTCGTACAAAAGCTCTTCATAGTTTACGGCACCAAGTTCTCCGGTACCCTTTTTAATTGCTCTTTCTATGTTGTCTTTAGGCATGTTTGCAGCACGAGCTTTTAAAACAGCTGTTCTAAGCCGCGGGTTGGTAGCAGGATCTCCGCCTCCCATTTTTGCAGCAATTGAAATTTCTTTGATAAATTTAGTAAACAACTGACCTCTTTTAGCATCAGCTGCACCTTTGGCATGTTTAATTGTAGCCCATTTACTATGTCCTGACATGAAAACTCCTTACTCTTTTATAAAAAAATAGAGATTAATATTACACAAAAAAGCAAAATATGTCAATGGAGCTATGAAAAAAAAGACCCGATATGTAATCGGGTCTTTTTTTAATCAGCACTCTTATGGGCGTCTTGCGGCAATTCCCTTTTCAACCAGAGCCATGAACTCATGTTCATACCAATCTTGTGAATAAGGAAAATGCTTGCGGACTACAGGCCTTAATTTGAACTCAATAGCATCTTTGCAAGCTTCACATACATCATATTCGCGGATATGCCAATAAGTCCTTTCTGTGATAGGATTTACCAGCTCTTTTCTACAAATATCACAATTTAATGTTTTCATAATAATACTCCTTATATCGTTTATATCAATATATAACATTCTATATCATTTTTCATACTTTGTCGAGTAAAAAAAACGATT
It encodes:
- the gap gene encoding type I glyceraldehyde-3-phosphate dehydrogenase, which translates into the protein MKVAINGFGRIGRLVFQALVNQNLLGKDKFDVVAVVDLSTDAKYFAYQLKYDSVQGKMNAEIGTDGDDVLVVNGHKIKCISGKGLTPAQLPWKELGIEVVIESTGIYTNEKAYEHIEAGAKKVIISAPGKSKDPSKPIKTFVMGVNENEYKASEHHVVSNASCTTNCLAPVVHVLLKEGFGIETGLMTTIHAYTATQKTVDGVSLKDWRGGRAAAVNIIPSTTGAAKAVGEVLPTTKGKLTGMSFRVPTPTGSVVDLTIRTEKDTSIEEIDAAIKKASESYLKGVLAYCDEEIVSTDIIHDAHSSIYDSKATLQNNLPGEKRFFKLVSWYDNEWGYSNRVIDLLKFITK
- a CDS encoding YebC/PmpR family DNA-binding transcriptional regulator produces the protein MSGHSKWATIKHAKGAADAKRGQLFTKFIKEISIAAKMGGGDPATNPRLRTAVLKARAANMPKDNIERAIKKGTGELGAVNYEELLYEGYGPGGVAVLVEVLTDNKNRTAASVRNIFTKSGGNLGATGSVAYMFNRKGVIEYDAEVVSEEAIMEAALEAGAEDIAAEDGVITVTTDPNDFASVLEALQEKGFESVSAAVSMVPDTYVALDADTTQKALKMIDKLEEDDDVQTVSSNIEIPEGFEMPE